In the genome of Hugenholtzia roseola DSM 9546, one region contains:
- a CDS encoding HYR domain-containing protein → TVSQTAGLASGAIFPIGTTTNTFVVTDLAGNTATCSFDVTVTDNQNPTITAPAAVSANVDAGLCTASGVALGTPTTADNCSVASVTNNAPATFPLGTTTVTWTVTDGSGNTATDTQIVTVTDNQNPTITAPAGVTVNTDAGLCTASGVALGTPTASDNCTFTVTNNAPATFPIGNTTVTWTVTDGAGNTATSTQIVTVTHTYALTYSGTIFNEAASNNGSMGNTLTISADCDAFMGVAGDDFVSLGWVLVSNVPSGLTPQMVKIDAQTLVFSLVGNASPHTITNNVSDLTVEFEDDAFVTNNASAVIGFSRNDLQVLFSGCDAPLPPNSTFDGFYDCQADLATFILKTNINPQGENTTLRLEYGSDIFNLDQVLNFANVYTGTSNLELIYFLEWEKGTPLYFRFSTLNNCSSGAIGLGNVVYVPPVPDAGDNQIGQAHFVLPEQVPFPLTDVGTPIVDSLFTFQWQASADSLVWVDVVGANAPTLTFDSALLAPTYFRRKAIHQTDCEQVSNAVLVDVLFPPYISQFNPSDSLILVAIYQATGGVNWTNSWNLNDPVYTWQGVTLAATLQGSIVVKDLDLENNNLINTMPAQTANFILAQDTAFSIHIGQNKLNFASAEPFIGSLNDFAYAPQDSINESQYLTRLQGDTVTMHVNGGGNSDLYQWYKDGTLLPDATAAILQIDTIALADMGEYACIVTNPIANQLTLHRRKVYLNVIPYVSPLDSMVLVELFEQTGGEETWLDPWVLEDPVGTWSGLTFENGYITEIDLSGRGLTGSIPESFNADAELIANLTYLNLFNNALSGTIPAGLGSFEQLIYLDLGKNNFSGAVPEELGNLTNLLTLDLGENELTSLPASLDNLTALQTLILRNNAFETIPYLGSLVELLTLDISHNLLTLMPEGIPNMVKLNNLYAHVNFVESWAENISTLSALRQLTLHSNRLVALPEGLTALRRIQYLNLAQNHLEFDDLLPLSSRRGSGFVYAPQADLETYLEVLLEEGQDYTLDVQTQGQGNAYRWFKNGTAIPFALTKSTTLRRVNGRNAGRYVVLITNSSLPDLTLFRFPIDLKVACAGVPLAVEVSQRQFCDQSPIYAQMQVAETESSDAISYQWYFDGNPIFNATASRYVATRAGFYWLERNQDNCISRSDSIWIEMVEARLVEIIQQGNVLTPIADVSGMRAFQWFRDGNAVANAVQPVFEPTQSGNYRLQYLEESGCLGLSNEIAFTVTGIEDNENNSGLIFKVYPNPTQGDFQVVFETAELRHLTLRDLVGRELISLSSEEKVVPFALQNLPKGVYWLEVRLAQEVRLLRVVFE, encoded by the coding sequence ACGGTTTCACAAACGGCAGGTTTGGCTTCTGGTGCAATCTTCCCTATTGGCACAACAACCAACACTTTTGTCGTAACGGATTTGGCAGGCAATACCGCCACTTGTAGCTTTGATGTAACGGTTACGGATAACCAAAATCCAACCATCACCGCCCCTGCTGCCGTCAGTGCAAACGTAGATGCAGGGCTTTGTACTGCTTCGGGAGTCGCTTTGGGAACGCCCACAACGGCAGATAACTGTTCTGTTGCTTCGGTTACAAACAATGCCCCTGCCACTTTCCCACTTGGCACAACGACCGTTACTTGGACGGTAACAGATGGAAGTGGAAATACTGCTACCGATACTCAAATCGTAACCGTTACAGATAACCAAAATCCAACCATTACCGCTCCTGCTGGTGTAACTGTGAATACTGACGCAGGGCTTTGCACCGCTTCGGGTGTGGCTTTGGGAACGCCTACGGCATCGGATAACTGTACTTTTACGGTTACAAATAACGCCCCTGCTACTTTCCCCATAGGCAATACAACGGTTACTTGGACAGTAACTGACGGTGCAGGCAATACGGCTACTTCTACGCAAATTGTTACGGTTACGCATACCTACGCACTTACTTACAGCGGTACGATTTTCAACGAAGCGGCTTCAAATAATGGCAGCATGGGCAATACGCTTACTATCAGTGCCGATTGTGATGCCTTTATGGGCGTGGCAGGCGATGATTTTGTGTCTTTGGGTTGGGTCTTGGTTTCGAATGTGCCTTCGGGACTTACGCCTCAAATGGTTAAAATTGATGCTCAAACGCTTGTTTTTAGCTTAGTAGGCAATGCCAGTCCGCATACGATTACGAACAATGTCAGCGACCTGACGGTAGAATTTGAAGATGATGCCTTTGTTACCAATAATGCTTCGGCTGTAATAGGTTTCTCGCGCAATGATTTGCAGGTTCTCTTTTCGGGTTGCGACGCGCCACTGCCGCCGAATAGCACTTTTGACGGTTTTTATGACTGTCAAGCAGATTTGGCTACTTTCATACTCAAAACAAACATCAATCCGCAGGGTGAAAACACGACGCTTCGTTTGGAATATGGTAGCGATATATTCAACCTCGACCAAGTGTTGAATTTTGCAAATGTCTATACTGGTACGTCCAACTTAGAACTTATTTACTTCTTGGAATGGGAAAAAGGTACGCCGCTTTATTTCCGTTTTTCTACTCTCAATAACTGTTCAAGTGGTGCGATTGGCTTAGGAAATGTGGTTTATGTGCCGCCTGTGCCTGATGCAGGAGATAACCAAATTGGGCAAGCGCATTTTGTTCTGCCCGAACAAGTGCCTTTCCCACTTACCGACGTTGGTACGCCGATTGTGGATTCACTCTTTACTTTCCAATGGCAAGCCTCTGCCGATAGCCTTGTTTGGGTTGATGTAGTAGGTGCAAACGCGCCTACCCTGACTTTTGACTCTGCCTTGCTTGCGCCTACTTATTTCCGCAGAAAGGCAATTCACCAGACGGATTGCGAACAGGTGAGCAATGCCGTTTTGGTAGATGTGCTTTTCCCACCTTATATTAGCCAATTCAATCCCAGCGATTCGCTTATCTTGGTTGCGATTTATCAGGCTACGGGGGGCGTAAATTGGACAAACTCGTGGAATTTGAACGACCCTGTTTATACTTGGCAGGGCGTAACCTTAGCGGCAACTTTGCAGGGTTCGATTGTGGTCAAAGACCTTGATTTAGAAAATAACAACCTCATCAATACAATGCCTGCCCAAACTGCCAACTTTATCTTGGCGCAGGATACGGCGTTTTCTATTCATATCGGACAAAACAAACTCAATTTTGCCTCTGCCGAACCTTTTATCGGAAGCCTCAACGATTTTGCCTATGCACCACAAGATTCCATCAACGAATCGCAATACCTGACGCGCTTGCAGGGAGATACCGTAACGATGCACGTCAATGGGGGAGGAAATTCCGACCTTTATCAGTGGTATAAAGATGGAACGCTTTTGCCCGACGCAACGGCGGCTATATTGCAAATAGATACGATTGCGCTTGCGGATATGGGCGAATATGCTTGTATCGTAACCAATCCAATAGCCAATCAGCTTACATTGCATAGGCGAAAAGTTTATCTCAACGTCATTCCTTACGTCAGTCCGCTCGACTCGATGGTCTTGGTAGAGCTTTTTGAGCAAACGGGTGGCGAGGAAACTTGGCTTGACCCTTGGGTATTAGAAGACCCTGTCGGGACTTGGTCGGGACTTACTTTCGAAAATGGATACATCACCGAAATCGATTTGAGTGGCAGAGGGCTTACGGGTAGCATACCTGAAAGTTTTAATGCTGATGCCGAATTGATAGCCAATCTGACCTACCTCAATCTATTCAATAACGCGCTTTCGGGAACAATCCCTGCGGGCTTGGGTTCTTTCGAGCAGCTCATTTATTTAGACTTGGGCAAAAATAACTTTTCGGGTGCAGTGCCAGAAGAGCTTGGCAATCTTACCAACTTGCTAACCTTAGATTTGGGTGAAAACGAACTCACCTCGCTGCCTGCTTCGCTCGACAATCTGACCGCACTGCAAACGCTTATTTTACGAAACAATGCCTTCGAAACGATACCTTATTTGGGCAGTTTGGTAGAATTGCTTACCCTCGATATCAGCCACAACTTGCTTACGCTCATGCCCGAAGGGATTCCGAATATGGTCAAATTGAACAACTTATATGCACACGTAAATTTTGTGGAAAGTTGGGCAGAAAATATCAGCACTTTAAGCGCATTAAGGCAACTTACGTTACATTCGAATCGTCTGGTGGCTTTGCCCGAAGGCTTGACGGCTTTGCGCAGAATCCAATATTTGAATTTGGCGCAAAATCACCTCGAATTTGACGACCTACTGCCACTTTCGAGCAGGAGGGGAAGCGGCTTTGTCTATGCGCCACAGGCAGATTTGGAAACTTATCTCGAAGTGCTACTCGAAGAGGGGCAAGATTACACGCTCGATGTTCAGACACAAGGGCAGGGCAATGCCTACCGTTGGTTTAAAAATGGGACTGCTATTCCCTTTGCACTAACCAAAAGCACGACTTTGCGCCGCGTCAATGGGCGAAATGCAGGGCGTTATGTCGTTTTAATTACAAATTCGAGCTTGCCCGACCTGACGCTTTTCCGTTTTCCAATAGATTTAAAAGTGGCTTGTGCAGGTGTGCCTTTGGCGGTAGAAGTAAGCCAGCGTCAGTTTTGCGACCAGTCGCCTATCTATGCGCAAATGCAGGTAGCCGAAACCGAATCGAGTGATGCTATTTCTTATCAGTGGTATTTCGATGGCAACCCTATTTTCAATGCCACTGCAAGCCGCTATGTAGCGACACGCGCAGGTTTTTATTGGCTTGAACGCAATCAAGACAACTGTATTTCGCGCTCGGATAGCATTTGGATAGAAATGGTAGAGGCGCGTTTGGTAGAAATTATACAACAGGGCAATGTACTAACGCCGATTGCAGATGTCAGCGGCATGCGTGCCTTCCAGTGGTTTAGAGATGGCAATGCAGTGGCAAATGCAGTGCAGCCTGTCTTTGAGCCTACACAGTCGGGCAATTACCGTTTGCAGTACCTCGAAGAGAGCGGCTGCTTGGGGCTTTCCAATGAAATTGCTTTCACCGTTACGGGCATAGAAGACAATGAAAATAATAGTGGTTTGATTTTCAAAGTCTATCCAAACCCAACACAGGGCGATTTTCAGGTAGTCTTTGAAACGGCAGAATTGCGCCATCTTACCTTGCGCGATTTAGTAGGCAGAGAATTGATAAGCCTTTCGAGCGAGGAAAAAGTAGTGCCTTTTGCCCTTCAAAATCTGCCTAAGGGCGTGTATTGGTTGGAAGTGCGCTTGGCACAAGAGGTGCGCCTGCTAAGGGTAGTATTTGAATAG